The nucleotide window GATAGCGAGCAGCAGATGCTCGGTGCCTACAATATCGCTTTTGAAGTTTTTTGCTTCCACAACTGTTAGTTTAAGCACTTTTTCAGCCTGACGTGTCAGAGGAATGTTGGCTAAGTTGCGCACGTTAAAGTTTACCGACTTGCGGGTTGCATGTTCAATTGCTTCGCGCAGTTCGTTGAAAGGTACGTTTAGTTTTTTAAGCAGCATAACCCCCATGCTACCTCCCTCTCTGATAAGCCCGAGTGTTAAATGCTCGGTACCGATATAATCATGTCCGAGCCGCAGGGCCTCCTCACGGCTGAGAGAGATTACGTCTTTGACGACTTTTGAAAACTTTGCTTCCATTTAATTCCCCTTTTGGCTTTTTGTAAAGATAGCATTTAAATTTTAAAACCCAAATTTGAAGACCTTTGTTTTACCGCTGCTCAAAGCGGCTTTTTTGCAAATAAAAGATGCTTTGCGGGCCTTCACAAAACAGGAGGTCTAATACTGAAAGATTGTAAACAAAACTTTGACCAAACAATTGGACATAGCCTGCCTTGTCAGTATTATCGGTCGGAATACAGGAAATGCGCCCGCGCATATCGCTGCAACCGTTGCCATAGTCAGCTACATAAGCAGTAGTGGCTGAAATATTGACAGGTAATTTTAAGAAATCAAGACAAAGTGTCAGTAGTTTTAAATTAAACGGTACTAAATATTCCTCGCCTGTGTAAATGATGCGGCGGAAATCCTCTGCATAGTGCTCAAAATAGGGTGCTTTGCCGTAAGCAGAGTAGATAGTGCGCCAGTGAATGTCTTGCCAGCGCTCGCGGTAGTCTATGCGTATTTCAGCGTATGTTTGCTGAGGGGCAGGCTTAACTACGGGGATGCTCAGGCGTTGCACCTGATTGGCTCCCAGCAGGTAGCAGCGATTTCTGCAAGTTTGCTTTTCATAACGGCTTTGCACTTCCACCAAAATATTCTTTTTGTTTGTCAAATAAGCAAAAAAATTGATACTTGGTAAATAGTGTAGGTCAATTATTGCATCGGGCTGCATGTGCGTTGTATTTTTGCCCGAAAGGTAAGAGAAGCAATCTATGT belongs to Rhodoflexus caldus and includes:
- a CDS encoding WbqC family protein gives rise to the protein MQPDAIIDLHYLPSINFFAYLTNKKNILVEVQSRYEKQTCRNRCYLLGANQVQRLSIPVVKPAPQQTYAEIRIDYRERWQDIHWRTIYSAYGKAPYFEHYAEDFRRIIYTGEEYLVPFNLKLLTLCLDFLKLPVNISATTAYVADYGNGCSDMRGRISCIPTDNTDKAGYVQLFGQSFVYNLSVLDLLFCEGPQSIFYLQKSRFEQR